The genomic segment TTGTGGTTTTGGCGGTCATGGCGTGGGGGTTTTATACCTGATCTCGTTTCGATCTCAGTAGTTAAGTCCTGTTGCGTTGTGGGTGTGTACTGCGGTGTTTTGCTGTGGGAAGCCCACTTCACTGCCAGACCACACCTCATACTCACTTTTTTTAACAGGAAATTTTATCCATTCAACTGCATGGATTTACATAGATTTATTAACTCAAATGCAGATGCGAAAATGGAGCTGTATTATAATTAACCATCCTTACGATTCTTTTTCTGTCTTACAGTAACAGGTCATCACTTGATCCTGAAAAATTTGTTGAAATACTTCTCCTTTCAATCCTCACCGTACAGGTGGGACTGGGTTCTATCTGGGCATTCGCTGGACACACATTCCTGCAGGATACGATCGCCCGCTACATAGGATGGCCGACTAAAACCCATTTCAGGAGTTTACCTTTGCAAACCTCTCATTTGGTGTCCCGGGTCTTTCATACTGGAAATTTCGATGTTATTCTGGACGGCAACCATAGTGGGGTTTAGCGTATTCTACCCTGGAGCCGCTTATGGACATATCATGGATGCGCTTATGATGGGAAGCTACTCTCCGGGCATACAGGTGCACCACTTCACAGTGATATCGGTGTACCTCTGATACTGATTCTGCTCCTGATTTACCAGAAGAGAACTGCTTTAGAGAATTAATAAAATTATTGTACTGATTTGATTTAGCGGAAAAGGGCTGTTTAAAGAATTAATATTTTACCAGTCGGCGCACCGTGTTTTTTCCCCCACAGGGCATACATGGACATTGACAATTTTTATCATATCAACATCAGCTATGATTTTTCCCTCAACATCATGTGCTATTCTGTGGGCTTCACGGAGTACTAGGTTCCCATCAACCTCGATGTGGATATCAGCTGCAGCATAGGGTCCAAAGTAATTTATACGGACATCATGTATGCCCATGACCCCGTCCACAGATAGGGCTGCTGTCTCAATGTCCCTCATAAGCGCGGGAGATGGAACCGCTCCAAGTATATTGTTGACATTTTCACGGCCAACATCAAAGGCGGTTTTCAGAACAAGCACTGCTATTATCACGGCAACCAGGGGGTCTAGGAACCTAAAACCCAGGTTGGACCCTGCAACACCCACCATTATGGCTATACACGAAAAGATGTCAACCTTCTGGTGCTGGGCATCCGCCACTATTGCGGGGCTGTTTATCCTCTCGCCAATTCTCCTTATATATAGGGTCATGGAAATGTTTGCAACTATACCCGCAGCCGCCATAAGGGCGGCGGTGTAATCTGGAGGTGCCACTTCAATGAAAAGTTTACGGTATGCCTCAGAAACTATCTCATAGGATATGATACCAAGGAATAAAACAACCACAAGCCCAACAAGAGCCTCAGCCCTCCCATGCCCGTAGGGATGCTCCCTGTCAGGTGGTCGCTGCCCTATTCTGAATCCTATGTATGTGATTATTGATGTCATGACGTCGGATAGGGTGTGGGCGGCCTCAGCAACAAGGGCAACACTACCAGAGGACACCCCCACAATGAAATTCAGGGTTGTTAGAATTATGTTGCCACCTATACCCGCAAGAGCTGCGCGCCTTCCAAGGCGCATCCTCTCAACATCATCCACATCAAACACCACACATGGTTTTCAAGCGTTCCATGGCCTCCTCTATAAGCTCATAGGATGTTGCATAGGACATTCTAACATAATCTGAACCTGCACTTCCGAATGCAGATCCAGGGACAACTGCAACACCGGCATCAAGCGCCCCTTCTGTAAAACCCCTGGAGTCACCCACGTGGGGGAACATGTAGAATGCACCGCCTGGAAGAGTGCATTCAAGGCCCATTTCAGTGAGGGACCTGAACATGAGGTCACGCCTTCTTTTGAACTCATCCACCATCTCCTTCACACAGTCCTGGGGGCCCCTGAGGGCTGCAAGGGCAGCAAACTGTGACACGGATGGTGCGCAGGCGGTATTGTACTGGTGAACCTTAAGAAGCTCCTCAATTATATCTTCACGGCCGGCAACGTAACCTATCCTGAGTCCGGTCATGGCATATGTCTTTGAGAAACCATTGATGACCAGGGCGTTATCTGTGAAACGGGCGGGGCTGTAATGTTTTCCATCATAGATGATCTTTTCATAGATTTCATCGGAGATTATGAGTAGATCCCTGTCCTCTGCTATTTCAGCGACGCCCTTAACCTCTTCTTTACCCATAACGCTACCTGTTGGATTGGATGGTGAGTTCATTATTATGACCCTTGTATCGTCTGTGATAAGTGATTCAACCCTTTCAGGGGTCATGGAGAATCCTTCCTCCATACTGAGGGGTACAGGGACACTTATGGCCTCTGCCAGCTTCACACAGGCATCGTATGATAGGAAACCAGGGTCAGGTATCAGTGCGCGCTCCCCCCTATCAAGAAGGGCCTGTGTGCACATGAATATCGCTTCACTGGCGCCAACGGTTACTATTATCGACTCAGGTTCCACATGGACCCGATTTTCTGTTCTGAGTTTCTCTGAGATGGCCTCTCTTAATTCATCCATACCCATGTTTGATGTGTAGTGTGTCAGTCCCTCGTCCACAGCTTCCTTGAGGGCTTCACGCACATGTTCAGGTACATTGAAATCAGGTTCACCTATCCCGAGGTTTATTGTGTCCTCACCTGCAACTTCAAACATTTTCCTTATCTCTGAGAGCCTTATGTCCCTTATTCTTGAAGCAAATTCTGTCATCTTAATCGCCCTTCCTGCTGCCATGAACAGCGATCCATGCATCCATGGCATCCTGACTCCTCACACCATGGTGTTAATCTCTCCTCCTTCATCCTAATGTATTCTTTCATAAGGAAGTCCTTCCTCAGTCCGAGGTTGATATTATCCCATGGGAGAGCATCGCCGGGGTTTCTCCTTCTGCAGTAGAGCTCCCATTCCCTCAGGGGTACCTTTGAAAGGGAAGCACTTTCAATGAGTTTTCCGGTTTCAGGGCCGCCTGTTGAGAGCACATACTGTATGAGCCCACTGCGGGGACTTCCAAATTTAACAGGAATCCCCCCTGTGAGTTTCCTCAGAAGTTTGATCTTCCTCTTCATTTTCCTCATGTCATATTCCATCCACTGGAGGGGGGTGTGTGGTTTGGGGATGAGGGGGTTGATGCTGAAACTTACCATCCCCCTTCTTATTTCATGGAGCCCACGTATGAGGCGCGCCAGATCCTCAAGGTCCGCCTCTGACTCCCCTGGGACCCCTGTAAGGAAGTACATTTTAACACGAAAACCCCTTTTTATAGCATCCTCTGTTTTTTTAAATACCATACTATCGCTTATGGGCTTGTTAAGTTTTCTTCGCAATTTAAGGGTTGATTCTGGCGCCACGGTAACTGTTTTAAGTCCCCCTTCAAGCAGCGTGTCCATGAGGTGGGGTGATAGTGATTCTATTCTGAGTGATGGCATGGAAACCATGAAATCCATATCCACAAGTCTGGAGGAGAGTTCATCTATACGTGAATAGTCAGAGGCAGCAGCACCTATAAGTGAGACTTTACTGTAGCCAGTGGCATTACGGCCCCTCTCTGCGATATCAAGGAGTCTGGTGAGTGATGTCTCACGCTTGGGGCGGTAGAGGTAGCCGGACATGCAGAAACGGCAGCCCCTTGAACACCCCCGTGAAACACCCAGGAGGAATGACCGCCCAAGTGAGGGGACCATCTTTTTATCCTCTGTAACGGGAACTATCTGTCTTACAGGGTGACATGCCCTGTCCATATCCTCAACAATGACCCTCTCTGCAGGGTTGTCAGGAATGTAAACACCCCTTATATCCATGAATTCGTCAATCTCACGGCGAGGATCATCCAGCTCAAGATAACGATCGATTAACCTGTTGAGCACCGGCTCAGCCTCACCTATTATGAATAGATCAATGAAATCTGAGAGTGGAAGGGGGTTGGATGTTATGCAGGGCCCCCCTGCGATTACAAGGGGACCATCACGTTCATCCCTCCTTGGCGAAACACCACCATCCCTCAGCATCTGGAGGACCCTGAAATAGTCCTCCTCGTAGTGCACAGTGAAGCTGATTATATCAAAGTCCCTCAGCGGACTTCCAGATTCAAGGCTTCGTTTGTAGGGGTGTATCGCCCGCTCACACCATGCATCATCCCTTGAATTTATAAGATGGTATATTATATGGTAACCGAGTGAGGACATGGCGGTCCTGTAGGGCCCCGGGTAACAGGATGCGACCCTGACATCAACCATCCGGGGGTTCTTGATGATGACATTGTATTCCCGAAGCTGCATGATCTATAATTTATAAACTCATTGCACTTAAAGTGGCCATAATGAGCCGGGTGTCCGCATAATATAAATTTAACTCTAACATAATTAGGGTATTGGCTTCTGAAGATGATAGGATGAAGGTAAAGAAGTACTCACTTGTTGCTGTTGGAGGAACCTTTGACAGATTTCATAAGGGCCACAGAAGGCTCCTTGATGAGGCATTCCGTGTAGGGCATACCGTGATGATTGGTGTAACATCAGATGAATTTGCCTCGGCAAAGGGAGATGATATAGAACCCTGCAGTGTCAGGATGAAGAATCTTGAGGATTATCTTTCGGATAAGGATACCGAGTACCATATAATGAGGCTGGAGGACCCCTATGGCACCACGGTTACAGATGAACGCTTCGATGCCATAGTGGTAAGCAGGGAGACCGAGCCGGTTGCCCATGAGATAAATGAAATAAGAAAAAGAAAGGGTTTCAGGGAACTTGATATCATAACCATTGACATGGTGCCCGCAGATGATGGTATCCCCATCTCATCCACCAGGATAAGGAGGGGGGAGATAGACAGGATGGGGCATCTGATTGAGAGGATACGCCATGCCATAAAGAGGAAGAGAAATCGGTGAATCCCGGGGTGTTTACATGAGGGTTAATGTGGGATCAACAAATCCTGTTAAGGTTAAGGCCACAGAGAATGTCCTTGGAAAGATATTCGATGAAATTGAGGTCAGGGGTGTTGAGGTTGACTCAGGAGTATCTGATCAGCCAGTGGGTCTTGAGGAGACTGTTGAGGGGGCCATCAACCGTGCAAGAGGGGCTTTCATCAACTGTGAGCTGAGTGTTGGTATAGAGTCCGGGCTTCACAGGGTACCGGGGACAATCACGGGATTTGTGGACCTCCAGTGGTGCGCCATATATGATGGTGATCATGTAACAGTGGGGGTGAGCGCAGGCTTTGAATACCCTCCCAGGGTGGTTGAGGAGGTCCTCTCAGGCAGGGAGGTTGGGGATGTTATGGATGAACTTACAGGTGTGGATGAACTGGGTAGGAAGAGGGGTGCTGTGAGTTTCCTCTCCCATGGGCTGCTTGACCGTGTTGGGAATACAGAGCAGTGCGTCCTCATGGCCATGATACCCCGCATGAACCCCTCACTCTATGGTCTTGAATAGGTGGTGTTTTTCCTGGAAGTCTTTTTCAGAATTAGTATTACTATTCCATAAAAGTCTTGAATAGGTGGTGTTTTTCCTGGAAGTCAATGAAAACGTGAAGATCTTTCTTCTGATGTTGCTCATATTCTTCACGGGCTTCATCCTGAGAGCTGACACGGTTCATCTTGGAGACGTCAATGGGACTGAGAGGGCATATCTCACAGATGATCAGGGCCTCCCATACATGTATGAACTGGACTCCTACTACAACTACCGCATCACAGAGAACTACCTGAAAAACGGTCATCCTGGGGATACACTGAGAGCCGGGATTCCATGGGACTCCTATTCCTATTACCCCCCGGGAAGACCCGCTGTCTATCCACCAGTGATATCATGGGTTTCTATAATGCTCTACAGGCTTCTTGACCCCTTCACAGATATGAGCCTCTATGAGCTCTGCTTCTGGTTGCCGGCTGTTGTGGCACCCTTTGCAGGTACTGTGATGTTCTTCCTCATCAGAAAGTATGCTGGTGACGCTGCAGGGTTCGCTGGGGGTATCCTGATGGTCACAGCACCCCTCTACTTTGCAAGGACCATCCCAGGCTTTTTTGATACAGACATGTTCAACTGTCTGATGCCAGCTTTAATTGTGCTTTTCTACACGGGTGTGGTGGAATCCAGGGATAAATATGGATACATCACTTCCGGGTTACTCTTTGCGGTTTCCATGCTGCTTTTCTCCCTTTCATGGACAGGTTGGCCTTTCATGTTTTATGTTACCCTTGCATCGGCCTTTATTTATTCAATCATATCATGGAGGATGGGAACGCTTGATTTATCATGCATTGAGAGGCTCTTCCTTCCAGTTTTTTTGGCAATTCTTCTAATAGGATTATTCAATGGCCCCCAGCAGCTTTCAGGGATCAACCCCCTTGCCATCCTTGACTCAACATCATCGACCGGGCCATGGCCAGATATCTATGAGTCGGTCTCAGAACTTGGCCATCCCTCAGTTGAGGTGTTCATCTCCGCTGGGGGACCCCTCAACCTGGGGTTCGGTGTTTTCGGGGCTCTTGTGATTATCAGCATCTTTATAAGGGGAGATATGAGGAGGAAACATCTCCCATCATTCAACCCATTCATCCTTACCCTTTCACTGGTATGGATGCTGGCAGGGCTTACCGCATATTATATAAGTGTTCGCTTCGGTATTCTCGCAATAACCCCCCTCACATTCATATCAGGCATATTCATTGGTGTTGTCTTCTCATATATGAGGGCCATCAGCTGCAGATGGAACTTCAGGGTGGATATTCCTGTGATTCTTCTAATGGTCCTCATAATCTCAGTGGCCACCATCGAGGCTGCTGAGATTGGCAGGGTTCCATTTATAAATGATGACTTCGCGGATGCGGCGGATTTTCTGAAGGATGGGACAGGAGAGGGCACCGTTGTTGTGACTGAATGGAGCTATGGCCACTACATCACAGCCGCTGCAGAAAGACCGGTTCTTTTTGATGGGGGATCACAGAATACCCCGAGGGCATACTGGATTTTCAGGGCATTCGAGACAGACAATGAGAGTTTATCTGTTGGGATATTAACGATGCTCACATCGTCAGGGGACTCAGCAGTTTCATTCCTTGAAAACAGGACAGGAAACACGTCACTAACGGTTCAGATACTCAACGATATCCTTGGTGTCGACAGAAGATCTGCGGAGGAAATACTAATCAGAAAGTACGGCCTTGACATGGGGTTTGCAGATAAACTCCTTGGATATACCCATCCAGAGAGAAGGGACTATGTTATTCTAACAACTGAGGGTATGAAGTACATAGGTTACTGGTACCTTTACTATGGCTCATGGAACTTCACCTCAAAGACCCAGAAGCCTCTCTATGAGGTTGCAGATACCGGAAGGTCTGAAATGCTGGAATCGGTTGAGGAGGGCTCATGGAGGGGTAAGAGACCCTACCGTTTCATAATAAAAGACGGAAATTCTGTGAAAAGGGTTAATGTGGATGAATCCAGCAATTTTTCTGTTATATTTCTCCCAGATGAAGGTGAGGCCATAATTATTGATAGGAGATTTGATGATTCCCTATTTGTAAAACTGGTGCTCCTTGAAGAGGAAGGCGAACACTTCAGGAGAATATACAGAAATCGTCATGTAACAATCTGGGGGTTGAGGTGATGTTGGGGAGGGATTTGAGGATTTCCCTTATCCTCATTGCAGTTATATTCTTTCTGGGATTCTTTCTGAGGATGGAAAATGCCTTCTTTGATGATCCTCTGTATACTGATGAAAATGGGCTGCAGTATTTTCAGGAGAGCGATTCCTATTACAATTACCGCCTCACAGAGAACATCGTAACAGGGGGGCACATGGGTGATGCGGTGATTGATGGGATGCCATGGGATCTTCACTCATATTATCCTCCCGGTGTTCCCCTGGATTACCCCCCACTACTCCCCATCATGGCCTCAACTTTATATGCACTGATCAGTGCAGTTGCACCGGTGAGCCTCCGTGAGATCTGCCTTCTCATGCCTGCTTTTACAGCTCCACTTGCAGGAATAATATGTTTTCTCATTGTGAGAAAGTTTTATGGGAACTTCCCTGGATTTGTGGCAGGTATTCTCATTGTCTCGGCCCCATTCTATCTCATTAAAACTGTTTATGGGTTCTATGATACCGACATGCTTGTTATCACAGTTCCCCTAACAACACTACTCTTTCTTGTTGAGGCAGAGTGCAGTGAAAAGAACAGGATTCCCCTATCATCATGCGCGGGATTATTCCTTTTTCTCTTCTCAATCACATGGAGTGGATGGCAGATAATGTTTTACATACTTTTTGCAGCATTTTTGGTTTGTATGGTGGTGTTTAGAAACAGTGAAAACATGAAGGATATTGTGGAGGTCTTCATTCCAGCATTCACTGTTCTTTTTGTTCTTCTGATACTCCTGAACCGGCTTGAACTCATTAAGCTTGTCATGGCACCTCTGAGATTACCTGACCTCATGAATCACTCGTTATGGTACCCCTGGCCTGATTCCTATACCACAGTGGCGGAGCTTCAGCCTGCATCTCCTGATAAAATCCTGAGGTATATATCCCCTGTGCTTATTATTATGGGAGGCTCGGGGATTCCACTCTACCTTATTCGTGGATGTGACAGTGCACCGGAAATTCTGATTATCATAATTTCTCTCTGGGTCCTCACAGGTGTGCTGATGCTCATGAAGGGCGTAAGGTTCATCATGTTCCTTATACCACCACTTTCGATATCTGCGGGGATATTAACAGGTATGGTGACAGAATATTCCTCCACTACCTTTAAAAAGATTAAAATGGTTGCATCTTCTATCATCATGGCGCTGGTTCTGGTCCAGGTTTTCATATCGTGGGGTATGCTTGGAGATTTAAAACCAGGTTATGATGACTACTT from the Methanothermobacter sp. K4 genome contains:
- a CDS encoding DUF6790 family protein, encoding MLFLSYSNRSSLDPEKFVEILLLSILTVQVGLGSIWAFAGHTFLQDTIARYIGWPTKTHFRSLPLQTSHLVSRVFHTGNFDVILDGNHSGV
- a CDS encoding DUF6790 family protein — its product is MLFWTATIVGFSVFYPGAAYGHIMDALMMGSYSPGIQVHHFTVISVYL
- a CDS encoding cation diffusion facilitator family transporter translates to MDDVERMRLGRRAALAGIGGNIILTTLNFIVGVSSGSVALVAEAAHTLSDVMTSIITYIGFRIGQRPPDREHPYGHGRAEALVGLVVVLFLGIISYEIVSEAYRKLFIEVAPPDYTAALMAAAGIVANISMTLYIRRIGERINSPAIVADAQHQKVDIFSCIAIMVGVAGSNLGFRFLDPLVAVIIAVLVLKTAFDVGRENVNNILGAVPSPALMRDIETAALSVDGVMGIHDVRINYFGPYAAADIHIEVDGNLVLREAHRIAHDVEGKIIADVDMIKIVNVHVCPVGEKTRCADW
- a CDS encoding pyridoxal phosphate-dependent aminotransferase, with product MHGSLFMAAGRAIKMTEFASRIRDIRLSEIRKMFEVAGEDTINLGIGEPDFNVPEHVREALKEAVDEGLTHYTSNMGMDELREAISEKLRTENRVHVEPESIIVTVGASEAIFMCTQALLDRGERALIPDPGFLSYDACVKLAEAISVPVPLSMEEGFSMTPERVESLITDDTRVIIMNSPSNPTGSVMGKEEVKGVAEIAEDRDLLIISDEIYEKIIYDGKHYSPARFTDNALVINGFSKTYAMTGLRIGYVAGREDIIEELLKVHQYNTACAPSVSQFAALAALRGPQDCVKEMVDEFKRRRDLMFRSLTEMGLECTLPGGAFYMFPHVGDSRGFTEGALDAGVAVVPGSAFGSAGSDYVRMSYATSYELIEEAMERLKTMCGV
- a CDS encoding radical SAM protein, translating into MQLREYNVIIKNPRMVDVRVASCYPGPYRTAMSSLGYHIIYHLINSRDDAWCERAIHPYKRSLESGSPLRDFDIISFTVHYEEDYFRVLQMLRDGGVSPRRDERDGPLVIAGGPCITSNPLPLSDFIDLFIIGEAEPVLNRLIDRYLELDDPRREIDEFMDIRGVYIPDNPAERVIVEDMDRACHPVRQIVPVTEDKKMVPSLGRSFLLGVSRGCSRGCRFCMSGYLYRPKRETSLTRLLDIAERGRNATGYSKVSLIGAAASDYSRIDELSSRLVDMDFMVSMPSLRIESLSPHLMDTLLEGGLKTVTVAPESTLKLRRKLNKPISDSMVFKKTEDAIKRGFRVKMYFLTGVPGESEADLEDLARLIRGLHEIRRGMVSFSINPLIPKPHTPLQWMEYDMRKMKRKIKLLRKLTGGIPVKFGSPRSGLIQYVLSTGGPETGKLIESASLSKVPLREWELYCRRRNPGDALPWDNINLGLRKDFLMKEYIRMKEERLTPWCEESGCHGCMDRCSWQQEGRLR
- a CDS encoding phosphopantetheine adenylyltransferase, producing the protein MKVKKYSLVAVGGTFDRFHKGHRRLLDEAFRVGHTVMIGVTSDEFASAKGDDIEPCSVRMKNLEDYLSDKDTEYHIMRLEDPYGTTVTDERFDAIVVSRETEPVAHEINEIRKRKGFRELDIITIDMVPADDGIPISSTRIRRGEIDRMGHLIERIRHAIKRKRNR
- the yjjX gene encoding inosine/xanthosine triphosphatase, producing the protein MRVNVGSTNPVKVKATENVLGKIFDEIEVRGVEVDSGVSDQPVGLEETVEGAINRARGAFINCELSVGIESGLHRVPGTITGFVDLQWCAIYDGDHVTVGVSAGFEYPPRVVEEVLSGREVGDVMDELTGVDELGRKRGAVSFLSHGLLDRVGNTEQCVLMAMIPRMNPSLYGLE
- a CDS encoding dolichyl-diphosphooligosaccharide--protein glycosyltransferase subunit STT3; protein product: MFFLEVNENVKIFLLMLLIFFTGFILRADTVHLGDVNGTERAYLTDDQGLPYMYELDSYYNYRITENYLKNGHPGDTLRAGIPWDSYSYYPPGRPAVYPPVISWVSIMLYRLLDPFTDMSLYELCFWLPAVVAPFAGTVMFFLIRKYAGDAAGFAGGILMVTAPLYFARTIPGFFDTDMFNCLMPALIVLFYTGVVESRDKYGYITSGLLFAVSMLLFSLSWTGWPFMFYVTLASAFIYSIISWRMGTLDLSCIERLFLPVFLAILLIGLFNGPQQLSGINPLAILDSTSSTGPWPDIYESVSELGHPSVEVFISAGGPLNLGFGVFGALVIISIFIRGDMRRKHLPSFNPFILTLSLVWMLAGLTAYYISVRFGILAITPLTFISGIFIGVVFSYMRAISCRWNFRVDIPVILLMVLIISVATIEAAEIGRVPFINDDFADAADFLKDGTGEGTVVVTEWSYGHYITAAAERPVLFDGGSQNTPRAYWIFRAFETDNESLSVGILTMLTSSGDSAVSFLENRTGNTSLTVQILNDILGVDRRSAEEILIRKYGLDMGFADKLLGYTHPERRDYVILTTEGMKYIGYWYLYYGSWNFTSKTQKPLYEVADTGRSEMLESVEEGSWRGKRPYRFIIKDGNSVKRVNVDESSNFSVIFLPDEGEAIIIDRRFDDSLFVKLVLLEEEGEHFRRIYRNRHVTIWGLR
- a CDS encoding dolichyl-diphosphooligosaccharide--protein glycosyltransferase subunit STT3, encoding MLGRDLRISLILIAVIFFLGFFLRMENAFFDDPLYTDENGLQYFQESDSYYNYRLTENIVTGGHMGDAVIDGMPWDLHSYYPPGVPLDYPPLLPIMASTLYALISAVAPVSLREICLLMPAFTAPLAGIICFLIVRKFYGNFPGFVAGILIVSAPFYLIKTVYGFYDTDMLVITVPLTTLLFLVEAECSEKNRIPLSSCAGLFLFLFSITWSGWQIMFYILFAAFLVCMVVFRNSENMKDIVEVFIPAFTVLFVLLILLNRLELIKLVMAPLRLPDLMNHSLWYPWPDSYTTVAELQPASPDKILRYISPVLIIMGGSGIPLYLIRGCDSAPEILIIIISLWVLTGVLMLMKGVRFIMFLIPPLSISAGILTGMVTEYSSTTFKKIKMVASSIIMALVLVQVFISWGMLGDLKPGYDDYFEESANWIAENTSRDSVIVTEWSYGHFYTSEADRPVLYDGRLAYIETLPARNLWYGPSIDPRIPLTARDYWISRALSSGNTTLSVNILRMLSNSGDEAYLLIENYTGDSVRSLKIMREILSLNRSQARELLVKKYSFHEEEALRVVSRTHPLNSREIVMVIPDQMISEVAVRVDRNCTLSEDIFSRIWVRGNHIEEEIINPSGKRSLVEMDGGMYLMNRKYRNSLLLRLLLGVHDDRFMLVYENPEIKVYVLQNS